The proteins below are encoded in one region of Thermotoga sp.:
- a CDS encoding glycosyltransferase translates to MKHLIATAANSKIEEFLKNDWYRSLRENVDLTKIDVLIIDYGLNNPPEGVIIFPAVVHSGLINNTRFLNLALFLEEHPEYDQILFCDGGDIIFQKDISHLFEEHKDSYRAVVERLSPPIDLLVKEEDLINGKEIKSFLSEKRLFNVGMIMAPREGFIKLADEMKKHLKNMNVWGGDTVIGNFVMYKNSYVELPTKYNFIPSTAREKFYVKDSKFYLQNGELIPIVHNAGRYRFLRPVRNFGYGEGKNKVNRLNIFLFRISFSIANLLKRK, encoded by the coding sequence TTGAAACACCTGATAGCAACCGCGGCAAACAGCAAAATTGAGGAATTTCTCAAGAACGATTGGTATCGTTCTCTCAGAGAAAACGTTGATTTGACAAAAATCGATGTTCTGATCATTGACTACGGGCTGAACAATCCTCCTGAAGGAGTCATAATCTTTCCTGCTGTTGTACATTCCGGACTCATAAACAACACCAGATTCTTGAACCTGGCCCTCTTTCTGGAAGAACATCCTGAGTACGATCAGATTCTTTTCTGTGACGGGGGAGACATTATCTTTCAGAAAGACATCTCACATCTTTTTGAGGAACACAAAGATTCATATCGTGCTGTTGTGGAACGACTGAGTCCTCCTATCGATCTGTTGGTAAAAGAAGAAGACCTGATTAACGGAAAAGAGATAAAATCCTTTCTCTCTGAAAAAAGGCTCTTTAACGTGGGAATGATAATGGCGCCGAGAGAAGGCTTCATCAAGTTAGCAGATGAAATGAAAAAACACCTGAAAAACATGAATGTCTGGGGAGGAGACACTGTCATTGGAAACTTTGTGATGTACAAAAATTCCTATGTTGAACTTCCCACCAAATACAACTTCATCCCTTCAACCGCAAGGGAGAAGTTTTATGTCAAAGATTCAAAGTTCTACCTCCAGAACGGTGAGCTGATTCCAATAGTGCACAATGCAGGAAGGTACAGATTTCTAAGACCCGTTCGGAATTTCGGTTACGGAGAAGGAAAAAATAAAGTCAACAGGTTGAACATCTTCTTATTCAGAATCTCTTTTAGCATAGCAAATCTTTTGAAAAGAAAATGA
- a CDS encoding 6,7-dimethyl-8-ribityllumazine synthase, with protein sequence DTLEQALNRAGAKSGNKGFEAAMVAIEMANLSKKLRRDTFETPDSNRGKQQN encoded by the coding sequence AGACACACTGGAACAGGCACTAAACAGAGCAGGTGCGAAAAGCGGGAACAAAGGTTTTGAGGCTGCCATGGTGGCAATTGAGATGGCAAATCTATCAAAGAAACTCAGGAGGGATACTTTTGAAACACCTGATAGCAACCGCGGCAAACAGCAAAATTGA
- a CDS encoding protease modulator HflC — protein sequence MKIWILSLLIILIVVGFVLALASFYIVDQTQQAVVLRFGKIVSVKTEPGIYIKQPFIDKVVRFDKRILLYDIEPEKIIASDKKTLVIDTYVLWRIKDPETFIKSLKSVQLALPRIDDVVYSHVRNIFAKSNFDEIISEKREELLKEVTELSREALKDFGIEVVDVRVKHADLPAENEQAVYNRMRAERYSIAAQIRAEGEKEARKIRAEADKTAKVLIAEAQSTAEQIKGTGEASAVKIYAEIFSKDKDFYEFWRTMEVYRSIEGGILLIGDELDSFKYLKSE from the coding sequence ATGAAAATATGGATTCTTTCTCTTCTGATCATTTTGATCGTGGTTGGTTTTGTGCTCGCTCTGGCTTCCTTCTACATTGTTGATCAAACGCAGCAGGCAGTGGTGCTGAGATTTGGAAAGATTGTTTCAGTCAAGACAGAGCCGGGAATTTACATTAAACAGCCCTTCATCGATAAGGTGGTGAGGTTTGACAAAAGGATTCTTCTTTATGATATCGAACCGGAGAAGATCATAGCTTCTGATAAGAAGACACTTGTGATAGACACTTACGTTCTCTGGAGGATAAAGGATCCAGAGACTTTCATAAAATCTCTTAAAAGTGTTCAGCTTGCTCTTCCAAGAATAGATGATGTGGTGTATTCACATGTCAGAAACATTTTTGCAAAGTCCAACTTCGATGAGATCATTTCGGAAAAAAGAGAAGAACTCCTGAAGGAAGTTACGGAGCTTTCTAGGGAAGCTCTTAAAGATTTCGGGATAGAGGTGGTTGACGTCAGAGTGAAGCATGCGGACCTTCCCGCAGAAAACGAACAGGCTGTGTACAACAGAATGAGAGCAGAACGCTACAGCATAGCTGCGCAAATAAGAGCTGAGGGAGAAAAGGAAGCCAGAAAGATACGTGCTGAAGCGGATAAAACAGCAAAGGTGTTGATAGCCGAGGCCCAAAGCACAGCAGAGCAAATAAAGGGTACAGGAGAAGCGAGTGCAGTGAAGATCTACGCGGAGATTTTCTCAAAGGACAAAGACTTCTACGAATTCTGGCGTACAATGGAGGTGTACAGATCTATCGAAGGAGGAATTTTGCTCATAGGAGATGAACTTGATTCCTTCAAGTATCTAAAGTCAGAATGA